A region from the Pogoniulus pusillus isolate bPogPus1 chromosome 13, bPogPus1.pri, whole genome shotgun sequence genome encodes:
- the LOC135180626 gene encoding serine palmitoyltransferase small subunit B-like has product MDMKRVKDYIYWLYFQYLLITCSYVLEPWERSMFHTITMTVFAMVVYTAYVFVPIHLRLAFEFFSQILGGQPEGTVSMVN; this is encoded by the coding sequence ATGGATATGAAGCGTGTGAAGGACTATATCTACTGGCTGTACTTCCAGTACCTCCTGATCACCTGCAGCTacgtgctggagccctgggagaGGTCCATGTTCCACACCATCACCATGACTGTCTTCGCTATGGTGGTGTACACAGCTTACGTCTTCGTCCCCATCCACCTCCGCCTGGCATTTGAGTTCTTCTCCCAGATCCTTGGAGGCCAGCCCGAGGGCACAGTTTCCATGGTGAACTGA